From a region of the Miscanthus floridulus cultivar M001 unplaced genomic scaffold, ASM1932011v1 os_2356_3_4, whole genome shotgun sequence genome:
- the LOC136534861 gene encoding uncharacterized protein, whose protein sequence is MARGREKSQFLAEETRRSEGLAAQLVIARQEVAELAPAAREVADLRVREKDAHDDARKAEKKLAALIERVRTDAVEAERLRKERDDLLRAIEELRIGIDLARQERADTQQRIDHLEDELQGERDLKVAAKGVSIGLGAEVGQRQEEVWRLEAEVTR, encoded by the coding sequence ATGGCCCGTGGCCGGGAGAAGTCCCAGTTCCTTGCCGAGGAGACGCGGCGGAGTGAGGGGCTGGCCGCACAGCTCGTTATAGCCcgtcaggaggtggctgagcttgcccctgcCGCCCGGGAGGTGGCCGACCTccgagtcagggagaaggatgctcACGACGACGCCCGCAAGGCCGAGAAGAAGCTCGCGGCCTTGATCGAGAGGGTGCGCACGGACGCCGTGGAGGCCGAGCGGCTACGGAAAGAGCGGGACGATTTGCTCCgggccatagaggagctccgcATAGGGATTGACCTGGCTCGCCAGGAGCGCGCCGACACTCAGCAGCGGATCGACCACCTCGAGGATGAGCTTcagggggagagggacctgaaggttgcAGCCAAGGGCGTGTCCATCGGGCTTGGCGCGGAGGTCGGTCAGCGCCAAGAAGAGGTCTGGCGCCTGGAGGCCGAGGTGACCCGGTAG
- the LOC136534862 gene encoding uncharacterized protein: MPPRKRPAPPPEEPSPSSKPQPDAQPSEPSKPSPDSEQPTISATILAQLPSQERLAYKLIFEAGNKGMWMLDIRKKLLMGPNIATKVVRTLVTQGLIKEVSDVRHRSRKIFMATDFQPSVEITGGTWYHNGRLDTDAVTTARRYCQAQVERLGAATAQMIHHGILKDDPRAGYTIDKIRDIIKTMVLDKVLEEVKSTGTGEFTTVRAGTMCYRLVTGAPQGGMMEGIPCGVCPRIDECSPEGIISPSTCVYYKKWLQMDF; encoded by the coding sequence ATGCCACCGCGAAAGcgcccggcgccgccgccggaggagCCCTCCCCTTCCTCGAAGCCTCAACCTGACGCACAGCCGTCCGAACCCTCCAAACCCTCCCCCGATTCCGAGCAGCCGACCATCTCGGCGACGATCCTCGCCCAACTGCCCTCCCAGGAGCGCCTGGCATACAAGCTCATCTTCGAGGCGGGCAACAAGGGCATGTGGATGCTGGACATCCGCAAGAAGTTGTTGATGGGCCCCAACATCGCCACCAAGGTCGTGCGCACCCTCGTTACGCAGGGGCTCATCAAGGAGGTCAGCGATGTGCGCCACCGCAGCAGGAAGATCTTCATGGCCACCGACTTCCAGCCCTCCGTCGAGATCACCGGCGGCACCTGGTACCACAACGGCCGCCTGGACACTGACGCCGTAACCACTGCGCGCCGCTACTGCCAAGCGCAGGTCGAGAGGCTCGGTGCCGCAACCGCGCAGATGATCCACCACGGCATTCTGAAGGACGATCCGAGGGCCGGGTACACTATCGACAAGATCAGGGATATCATCAAGACCATGGTTCTCGACAAGGTCCTCGAGGAGGTCAAGAGCACCGGCACAGGGGAGTTCACGACCGTCAGGGCCGGCACAATGTGCTACCGGCTGGTGACTGGGGCTCCGCAGGGAGGGATGATGGAGGGAATTCCTTGTGGGGTTTGCCCCAGGATTGATGAGTGCTCGCCGGAGGGGATCATCTCACCGAGCACCTGCGTTTACTACAAGAAGTGGCTGCAGATGGACTTCTAG